The following proteins are encoded in a genomic region of Triticum dicoccoides isolate Atlit2015 ecotype Zavitan chromosome 1B, WEW_v2.0, whole genome shotgun sequence:
- the LOC119350267 gene encoding E3 ubiquitin-protein ligase RNF181-like — MENHHDSLADGRDVEGPALWTEIRHRLSQDFILRHEEARTRAAEAKAALNGDHWEWDDDGAYAVIDPASLKAMVAMETPEVGETREQGCAVCLEGFVAGGKKLRTMPCSHSFHQRCIFDLLLRSRFCPVC, encoded by the coding sequence ATGGAAAATCACCACGACTCCCTCGCCGACGGGCGGGACGTCGAGGGCCCAGCCTTGTGGACTGAAATTCGCCACCGGCTGTCCCAGGATTTCATACTGAGGCACGAGGAGGCGCGGACGCGAGCCGCGGAGGCCAAGGCCGCCCTAAACGGGGATCACTGGGAGTGGGACGACGACGGTGCATATGCCGTCATCGATCCGGCCTCCTTGAAGGCCATGGTGGCCATGGAGACGCCGGAGGTGGGCGAGACGAGGGAGCAGGGCTGCGCGGTGTGCCTCGAGGGTTTCGTGGCCGGTGGCAAGAAGCTGAGGACGATGCCCTGTTCCCACTCCTTCCACCAGAGATGCATCTTCGACTTGCTCCTCCGTAGCCGATTCTGCCCGGTCTGC